The following coding sequences are from one Macaca nemestrina isolate mMacNem1 chromosome 1, mMacNem.hap1, whole genome shotgun sequence window:
- the LOC105497861 gene encoding RIIa domain-containing protein 1 translates to METPLSLLRRPDPGALSAAQLEQLRKFKIQTRIANEKYLRTHKEVEWLISGFFREIFLKRPDNILEFAADYFTDPRLPSKIHMQLIKDKKVA, encoded by the exons ATGGAGACGCCGCTGAGCTTGCTGCGGCGGCCCGACCCCGGGGCGCTTAGCGCCGCGCAGCTGGAGCAGCTGCGAAAATTCAAG ATTCAGACTCGGATTGCTAACGAAAAGTACCTAAGGACCCACAAAGAAGTAGAGTGGCTCATAAGTGGTTTCTTCAG agaaatatttttgaaaagaccaGACAACATCCTAGAATTTGCTGCAG ACTACTTCACGGATCCAAGACTTCCCAGCAAAATTCACATGCAGCTAATTAAAGACAAGAAAGTGGCTTAA
- the LOC105497863 gene encoding CUGBP Elav-like family member 3 isoform X4 codes for MKEPDAIKLFVGQIPRHLEEKDLKPIFEQFGRIFELTVIKDKYTGLHKGCAFLTYCARDSALKAQSALHEQKTLPGMNRPIQVKPADSESRGEDRKLFVGMLGKQQTDEDVRKMFEPFGTIDECTVLRGPDGTSKGCAFVKFQTHAEAQAAINTLHSSRTLPGASSSLVVKFADTEKERGLRRMQQVATQLGMFSPIALQFGAYSAYTQALMQQQAALVAAHSAYLSPMATMAAVQMQHMAAINANGLIATPITPSSAQSPAAPVDPLQQAYAGMQHYTAAYPAAYSLVAPAFPQPPALVAQQPPPPPQQQQQQQQQQQQQQQQQQQQQREGPDGCNIFIYHLPQEFTDSEILQMFVPFGHVISAKVFVDRATNQSKCFGFVSFDNPASAQAAIQAMNGFQIGMKRLKVQLKRPKDANRPY; via the exons ATGAAGGAGCCGGATGCCATCAAGCTGTTTGTGGGGCAGATCCCGAGGCATCTGGAGGAGAAGGACCTGAAGCCCATCTTCGAACAGTTTGGTCGGATCTTCGAGCTGACTGTCATCAAGGACAAGTACACCGGGCTGCACAAGG GATGTGCCTTCCTGACATACTGTGCCCGGGATTCAGCCCTGAAGGCCCAGAGCGCCCTACACGAACAGAAGACACTTCCAGGG aTGAACAGGCCGATCCAGGTCAAGCCAGCCGACAGCGAGAGCCGAGGAG AAGACCGGAAGCTGTTCGTGGGGATGCTAGGGAAGCAGCAGACAGATGAGGATGTCCGGAAGATGTTTGAGCCCTTCGGCACCATCGACGAGTGCACTGTGCTCCGGGGGCCAGATGGCACTAGCAAAG GTTGCGCCTTCGTGAAGTTCCAGACCCACGCCGAGGCCCAGGCAGCCATCAACACCCTTCACAGCAGCCGGACCCTGCCA GGTGCCTCGTCCAGCCTGGTGGTGAAGTTTGCTGACACTGAGAAGGAGCGGGGTCTCCGCCGCATGCAGCAGGTGGCCACCCAGCTGGGCATGTTCAGCCCCATCGCCCTCCAGTTCGGAGCCTACAGCGCCTACACCCAGGCC ctGATGCAGCAGCAGGCGGCCCTGGTAGCGGCTCACAGTGCCTACCTCAGCCCCATGGCCACCATGGCTGCTGTGCAGATGCAGCACATGGCTGCCATCAATGCCAATGGCCTCATCGCCACCCCCATCACCCCATCCTCAG CCCAGAGCCCCGCAGCTCCCGTGGACCCCCTGCAGCAGGCCTACGCGGGGATGCAGCACTACACAG caGCCTACCCAGCAGCCTACAGCCTGGTGGCGCCTGCATTCCCGCAGCCTCCAGCCCTGGTCGCCCAGCAGCCCCCACCACCCcctcaacagcagcagcagcagcagcagcagcagcagcagcagcagcagcagcagcagcagcagcaaagagAAG GCCCTGATGGCTGCAATATCTTCATCTACCACCTGCCCCAGGAGTTCACTGACTCAGAGATCCTCCAGATGTTTGTCCCCTTTGGCCATGTCATCTCAGCCAAAGTCTTTGTTGACCGGGCCACCAATCAGAGCAAATGTTTTG GCTTTGTGAGTTTCGACAATCCGGCCAGTGCCCAGGCTGCCATCCAGGCCATGAATGGCTTCCAGATCGGCATGAAGCGCCTCAAAGTCCAGCTAAAGCGGCCTAAGGATGCCAACCGGCCCTACTGA
- the LOC105497863 gene encoding CUGBP Elav-like family member 3 isoform X1, whose amino-acid sequence MKEPDAIKLFVGQIPRHLEEKDLKPIFEQFGRIFELTVIKDKYTGLHKGCAFLTYCARDSALKAQSALHEQKTLPGMNRPIQVKPADSESRGEDRKLFVGMLGKQQTDEDVRKMFEPFGTIDECTVLRGPDGTSKGCAFVKFQTHAEAQAAINTLHSSRTLPGASSSLVVKFADTEKERGLRRMQQVATQLGMFSPIALQFGAYSAYTQALMQQQAALVAAHSAYLSPMATMAAVQMQHMAAINANGLIATPITPSSGTSTPPAIAATPVSAIPAALGVNGYSPVPTQPTGQPAPDALYPNGVHPYPAQSPAAPVDPLQQAYAGMQHYTAAYPAAYSLVAPAFPQPPALVAQQPPPPPQQQQQQQQQQQQQQQQQQQQQREGPDGCNIFIYHLPQEFTDSEILQMFVPFGHVISAKVFVDRATNQSKCFGFVSFDNPASAQAAIQAMNGFQIGMKRLKVQLKRPKDANRPY is encoded by the exons ATGAAGGAGCCGGATGCCATCAAGCTGTTTGTGGGGCAGATCCCGAGGCATCTGGAGGAGAAGGACCTGAAGCCCATCTTCGAACAGTTTGGTCGGATCTTCGAGCTGACTGTCATCAAGGACAAGTACACCGGGCTGCACAAGG GATGTGCCTTCCTGACATACTGTGCCCGGGATTCAGCCCTGAAGGCCCAGAGCGCCCTACACGAACAGAAGACACTTCCAGGG aTGAACAGGCCGATCCAGGTCAAGCCAGCCGACAGCGAGAGCCGAGGAG AAGACCGGAAGCTGTTCGTGGGGATGCTAGGGAAGCAGCAGACAGATGAGGATGTCCGGAAGATGTTTGAGCCCTTCGGCACCATCGACGAGTGCACTGTGCTCCGGGGGCCAGATGGCACTAGCAAAG GTTGCGCCTTCGTGAAGTTCCAGACCCACGCCGAGGCCCAGGCAGCCATCAACACCCTTCACAGCAGCCGGACCCTGCCA GGTGCCTCGTCCAGCCTGGTGGTGAAGTTTGCTGACACTGAGAAGGAGCGGGGTCTCCGCCGCATGCAGCAGGTGGCCACCCAGCTGGGCATGTTCAGCCCCATCGCCCTCCAGTTCGGAGCCTACAGCGCCTACACCCAGGCC ctGATGCAGCAGCAGGCGGCCCTGGTAGCGGCTCACAGTGCCTACCTCAGCCCCATGGCCACCATGGCTGCTGTGCAGATGCAGCACATGGCTGCCATCAATGCCAATGGCCTCATCGCCACCCCCATCACCCCATCCTCAG GAACCAGCACCCCTCCTGCCATCGCTGCCACGCCTGTCTCTGCCATTCCGGCTGCCCTGGGCGTCAACGGCTACAGCCCGGTGCCCACTCAGCCCACTGGGCAGCCTGCCCCTGATGCTCTGTATCCCAACGGGGTTCACCCCTACCCAG CCCAGAGCCCCGCAGCTCCCGTGGACCCCCTGCAGCAGGCCTACGCGGGGATGCAGCACTACACAG caGCCTACCCAGCAGCCTACAGCCTGGTGGCGCCTGCATTCCCGCAGCCTCCAGCCCTGGTCGCCCAGCAGCCCCCACCACCCcctcaacagcagcagcagcagcagcagcagcagcagcagcagcagcagcagcagcagcagcagcaaagagAAG GCCCTGATGGCTGCAATATCTTCATCTACCACCTGCCCCAGGAGTTCACTGACTCAGAGATCCTCCAGATGTTTGTCCCCTTTGGCCATGTCATCTCAGCCAAAGTCTTTGTTGACCGGGCCACCAATCAGAGCAAATGTTTTG GCTTTGTGAGTTTCGACAATCCGGCCAGTGCCCAGGCTGCCATCCAGGCCATGAATGGCTTCCAGATCGGCATGAAGCGCCTCAAAGTCCAGCTAAAGCGGCCTAAGGATGCCAACCGGCCCTACTGA
- the LOC105497863 gene encoding CUGBP Elav-like family member 3 isoform X3 has product MKEPDAIKLFVGQIPRHLEEKDLKPIFEQFGRIFELTVIKDKYTGLHKGCAFLTYCARDSALKAQSALHEQKTLPGMNRPIQVKPADSESRGDRKLFVGMLGKQQTDEDVRKMFEPFGTIDECTVLRGPDGTSKGCAFVKFQTHAEAQAAINTLHSSRTLPGASSSLVVKFADTEKERGLRRMQQVATQLGMFSPIALQFGAYSAYTQALMQQQAALVAAHSAYLSPMATMAAVQMQHMAAINANGLIATPITPSSGTSTPPAIAATPVSAIPAALGVNGYSPVPTQPTGQPAPDALYPNGVHPYPAQSPAAPVDPLQQAYAGMQHYTAAYPAAYSLVAPAFPQPPALVAQQPPPPPQQQQQQQQQQQQQQQQQQQQQREGPDGCNIFIYHLPQEFTDSEILQMFVPFGHVISAKVFVDRATNQSKCFGFVSFDNPASAQAAIQAMNGFQIGMKRLKVQLKRPKDANRPY; this is encoded by the exons ATGAAGGAGCCGGATGCCATCAAGCTGTTTGTGGGGCAGATCCCGAGGCATCTGGAGGAGAAGGACCTGAAGCCCATCTTCGAACAGTTTGGTCGGATCTTCGAGCTGACTGTCATCAAGGACAAGTACACCGGGCTGCACAAGG GATGTGCCTTCCTGACATACTGTGCCCGGGATTCAGCCCTGAAGGCCCAGAGCGCCCTACACGAACAGAAGACACTTCCAGGG aTGAACAGGCCGATCCAGGTCAAGCCAGCCGACAGCGAGAGCCGAGGAG ACCGGAAGCTGTTCGTGGGGATGCTAGGGAAGCAGCAGACAGATGAGGATGTCCGGAAGATGTTTGAGCCCTTCGGCACCATCGACGAGTGCACTGTGCTCCGGGGGCCAGATGGCACTAGCAAAG GTTGCGCCTTCGTGAAGTTCCAGACCCACGCCGAGGCCCAGGCAGCCATCAACACCCTTCACAGCAGCCGGACCCTGCCA GGTGCCTCGTCCAGCCTGGTGGTGAAGTTTGCTGACACTGAGAAGGAGCGGGGTCTCCGCCGCATGCAGCAGGTGGCCACCCAGCTGGGCATGTTCAGCCCCATCGCCCTCCAGTTCGGAGCCTACAGCGCCTACACCCAGGCC ctGATGCAGCAGCAGGCGGCCCTGGTAGCGGCTCACAGTGCCTACCTCAGCCCCATGGCCACCATGGCTGCTGTGCAGATGCAGCACATGGCTGCCATCAATGCCAATGGCCTCATCGCCACCCCCATCACCCCATCCTCAG GAACCAGCACCCCTCCTGCCATCGCTGCCACGCCTGTCTCTGCCATTCCGGCTGCCCTGGGCGTCAACGGCTACAGCCCGGTGCCCACTCAGCCCACTGGGCAGCCTGCCCCTGATGCTCTGTATCCCAACGGGGTTCACCCCTACCCAG CCCAGAGCCCCGCAGCTCCCGTGGACCCCCTGCAGCAGGCCTACGCGGGGATGCAGCACTACACAG caGCCTACCCAGCAGCCTACAGCCTGGTGGCGCCTGCATTCCCGCAGCCTCCAGCCCTGGTCGCCCAGCAGCCCCCACCACCCcctcaacagcagcagcagcagcagcagcagcagcagcagcagcagcagcagcagcagcagcagcaaagagAAG GCCCTGATGGCTGCAATATCTTCATCTACCACCTGCCCCAGGAGTTCACTGACTCAGAGATCCTCCAGATGTTTGTCCCCTTTGGCCATGTCATCTCAGCCAAAGTCTTTGTTGACCGGGCCACCAATCAGAGCAAATGTTTTG GCTTTGTGAGTTTCGACAATCCGGCCAGTGCCCAGGCTGCCATCCAGGCCATGAATGGCTTCCAGATCGGCATGAAGCGCCTCAAAGTCCAGCTAAAGCGGCCTAAGGATGCCAACCGGCCCTACTGA
- the LOC105497863 gene encoding CUGBP Elav-like family member 3 isoform X5, with amino-acid sequence MNRPIQVKPADSESRGEDRKLFVGMLGKQQTDEDVRKMFEPFGTIDECTVLRGPDGTSKGCAFVKFQTHAEAQAAINTLHSSRTLPGASSSLVVKFADTEKERGLRRMQQVATQLGMFSPIALQFGAYSAYTQALMQQQAALVAAHSAYLSPMATMAAVQMQHMAAINANGLIATPITPSSGTSTPPAIAATPVSAIPAALGVNGYSPVPTQPTGQPAPDALYPNGVHPYPAQSPAAPVDPLQQAYAGMQHYTAAYPAAYSLVAPAFPQPPALVAQQPPPPPQQQQQQQQQQQQQQQQQQQQQREGPDGCNIFIYHLPQEFTDSEILQMFVPFGHVISAKVFVDRATNQSKCFGFVSFDNPASAQAAIQAMNGFQIGMKRLKVQLKRPKDANRPY; translated from the exons aTGAACAGGCCGATCCAGGTCAAGCCAGCCGACAGCGAGAGCCGAGGAG AAGACCGGAAGCTGTTCGTGGGGATGCTAGGGAAGCAGCAGACAGATGAGGATGTCCGGAAGATGTTTGAGCCCTTCGGCACCATCGACGAGTGCACTGTGCTCCGGGGGCCAGATGGCACTAGCAAAG GTTGCGCCTTCGTGAAGTTCCAGACCCACGCCGAGGCCCAGGCAGCCATCAACACCCTTCACAGCAGCCGGACCCTGCCA GGTGCCTCGTCCAGCCTGGTGGTGAAGTTTGCTGACACTGAGAAGGAGCGGGGTCTCCGCCGCATGCAGCAGGTGGCCACCCAGCTGGGCATGTTCAGCCCCATCGCCCTCCAGTTCGGAGCCTACAGCGCCTACACCCAGGCC ctGATGCAGCAGCAGGCGGCCCTGGTAGCGGCTCACAGTGCCTACCTCAGCCCCATGGCCACCATGGCTGCTGTGCAGATGCAGCACATGGCTGCCATCAATGCCAATGGCCTCATCGCCACCCCCATCACCCCATCCTCAG GAACCAGCACCCCTCCTGCCATCGCTGCCACGCCTGTCTCTGCCATTCCGGCTGCCCTGGGCGTCAACGGCTACAGCCCGGTGCCCACTCAGCCCACTGGGCAGCCTGCCCCTGATGCTCTGTATCCCAACGGGGTTCACCCCTACCCAG CCCAGAGCCCCGCAGCTCCCGTGGACCCCCTGCAGCAGGCCTACGCGGGGATGCAGCACTACACAG caGCCTACCCAGCAGCCTACAGCCTGGTGGCGCCTGCATTCCCGCAGCCTCCAGCCCTGGTCGCCCAGCAGCCCCCACCACCCcctcaacagcagcagcagcagcagcagcagcagcagcagcagcagcagcagcagcagcagcagcaaagagAAG GCCCTGATGGCTGCAATATCTTCATCTACCACCTGCCCCAGGAGTTCACTGACTCAGAGATCCTCCAGATGTTTGTCCCCTTTGGCCATGTCATCTCAGCCAAAGTCTTTGTTGACCGGGCCACCAATCAGAGCAAATGTTTTG GCTTTGTGAGTTTCGACAATCCGGCCAGTGCCCAGGCTGCCATCCAGGCCATGAATGGCTTCCAGATCGGCATGAAGCGCCTCAAAGTCCAGCTAAAGCGGCCTAAGGATGCCAACCGGCCCTACTGA
- the LOC105497863 gene encoding CUGBP Elav-like family member 3 isoform X2, translating into MKEPDAIKLFVGQIPRHLEEKDLKPIFEQFGRIFELTVIKDKYTGLHKGCAFLTYCARDSALKAQSALHEQKTLPGMNRPIQVKPADSESRGEDRKLFVGMLGKQQTDEDVRKMFEPFGTIDECTVLRGPDGTSKGCAFVKFQTHAEAQAAINTLHSSRTLPGASSSLVVKFADTEKERGLRRMQQVATQLGMFSPIALQFGAYSAYTQALMQQQAALVAAHSAYLSPMATMAAVQMQHMAAINANGLIATPITPSSGTSTPPAIAATPVSAIPAALGVNGYSPVPTQPTGQPAPDALYPNGVHPYPAQSPAAPVDPLQQAYAGMQHYTAYPAAYSLVAPAFPQPPALVAQQPPPPPQQQQQQQQQQQQQQQQQQQQQREGPDGCNIFIYHLPQEFTDSEILQMFVPFGHVISAKVFVDRATNQSKCFGFVSFDNPASAQAAIQAMNGFQIGMKRLKVQLKRPKDANRPY; encoded by the exons ATGAAGGAGCCGGATGCCATCAAGCTGTTTGTGGGGCAGATCCCGAGGCATCTGGAGGAGAAGGACCTGAAGCCCATCTTCGAACAGTTTGGTCGGATCTTCGAGCTGACTGTCATCAAGGACAAGTACACCGGGCTGCACAAGG GATGTGCCTTCCTGACATACTGTGCCCGGGATTCAGCCCTGAAGGCCCAGAGCGCCCTACACGAACAGAAGACACTTCCAGGG aTGAACAGGCCGATCCAGGTCAAGCCAGCCGACAGCGAGAGCCGAGGAG AAGACCGGAAGCTGTTCGTGGGGATGCTAGGGAAGCAGCAGACAGATGAGGATGTCCGGAAGATGTTTGAGCCCTTCGGCACCATCGACGAGTGCACTGTGCTCCGGGGGCCAGATGGCACTAGCAAAG GTTGCGCCTTCGTGAAGTTCCAGACCCACGCCGAGGCCCAGGCAGCCATCAACACCCTTCACAGCAGCCGGACCCTGCCA GGTGCCTCGTCCAGCCTGGTGGTGAAGTTTGCTGACACTGAGAAGGAGCGGGGTCTCCGCCGCATGCAGCAGGTGGCCACCCAGCTGGGCATGTTCAGCCCCATCGCCCTCCAGTTCGGAGCCTACAGCGCCTACACCCAGGCC ctGATGCAGCAGCAGGCGGCCCTGGTAGCGGCTCACAGTGCCTACCTCAGCCCCATGGCCACCATGGCTGCTGTGCAGATGCAGCACATGGCTGCCATCAATGCCAATGGCCTCATCGCCACCCCCATCACCCCATCCTCAG GAACCAGCACCCCTCCTGCCATCGCTGCCACGCCTGTCTCTGCCATTCCGGCTGCCCTGGGCGTCAACGGCTACAGCCCGGTGCCCACTCAGCCCACTGGGCAGCCTGCCCCTGATGCTCTGTATCCCAACGGGGTTCACCCCTACCCAG CCCAGAGCCCCGCAGCTCCCGTGGACCCCCTGCAGCAGGCCTACGCGGGGATGCAGCACTACACAG CCTACCCAGCAGCCTACAGCCTGGTGGCGCCTGCATTCCCGCAGCCTCCAGCCCTGGTCGCCCAGCAGCCCCCACCACCCcctcaacagcagcagcagcagcagcagcagcagcagcagcagcagcagcagcagcagcagcagcaaagagAAG GCCCTGATGGCTGCAATATCTTCATCTACCACCTGCCCCAGGAGTTCACTGACTCAGAGATCCTCCAGATGTTTGTCCCCTTTGGCCATGTCATCTCAGCCAAAGTCTTTGTTGACCGGGCCACCAATCAGAGCAAATGTTTTG GCTTTGTGAGTTTCGACAATCCGGCCAGTGCCCAGGCTGCCATCCAGGCCATGAATGGCTTCCAGATCGGCATGAAGCGCCTCAAAGTCCAGCTAAAGCGGCCTAAGGATGCCAACCGGCCCTACTGA
- the LOC105497863 gene encoding CUGBP Elav-like family member 3 isoform X6: MNRPIQVKPADSESRGDRKLFVGMLGKQQTDEDVRKMFEPFGTIDECTVLRGPDGTSKGCAFVKFQTHAEAQAAINTLHSSRTLPGASSSLVVKFADTEKERGLRRMQQVATQLGMFSPIALQFGAYSAYTQALMQQQAALVAAHSAYLSPMATMAAVQMQHMAAINANGLIATPITPSSGTSTPPAIAATPVSAIPAALGVNGYSPVPTQPTGQPAPDALYPNGVHPYPAQSPAAPVDPLQQAYAGMQHYTAAYPAAYSLVAPAFPQPPALVAQQPPPPPQQQQQQQQQQQQQQQQQQQQQREGPDGCNIFIYHLPQEFTDSEILQMFVPFGHVISAKVFVDRATNQSKCFGFVSFDNPASAQAAIQAMNGFQIGMKRLKVQLKRPKDANRPY, translated from the exons aTGAACAGGCCGATCCAGGTCAAGCCAGCCGACAGCGAGAGCCGAGGAG ACCGGAAGCTGTTCGTGGGGATGCTAGGGAAGCAGCAGACAGATGAGGATGTCCGGAAGATGTTTGAGCCCTTCGGCACCATCGACGAGTGCACTGTGCTCCGGGGGCCAGATGGCACTAGCAAAG GTTGCGCCTTCGTGAAGTTCCAGACCCACGCCGAGGCCCAGGCAGCCATCAACACCCTTCACAGCAGCCGGACCCTGCCA GGTGCCTCGTCCAGCCTGGTGGTGAAGTTTGCTGACACTGAGAAGGAGCGGGGTCTCCGCCGCATGCAGCAGGTGGCCACCCAGCTGGGCATGTTCAGCCCCATCGCCCTCCAGTTCGGAGCCTACAGCGCCTACACCCAGGCC ctGATGCAGCAGCAGGCGGCCCTGGTAGCGGCTCACAGTGCCTACCTCAGCCCCATGGCCACCATGGCTGCTGTGCAGATGCAGCACATGGCTGCCATCAATGCCAATGGCCTCATCGCCACCCCCATCACCCCATCCTCAG GAACCAGCACCCCTCCTGCCATCGCTGCCACGCCTGTCTCTGCCATTCCGGCTGCCCTGGGCGTCAACGGCTACAGCCCGGTGCCCACTCAGCCCACTGGGCAGCCTGCCCCTGATGCTCTGTATCCCAACGGGGTTCACCCCTACCCAG CCCAGAGCCCCGCAGCTCCCGTGGACCCCCTGCAGCAGGCCTACGCGGGGATGCAGCACTACACAG caGCCTACCCAGCAGCCTACAGCCTGGTGGCGCCTGCATTCCCGCAGCCTCCAGCCCTGGTCGCCCAGCAGCCCCCACCACCCcctcaacagcagcagcagcagcagcagcagcagcagcagcagcagcagcagcagcagcagcagcaaagagAAG GCCCTGATGGCTGCAATATCTTCATCTACCACCTGCCCCAGGAGTTCACTGACTCAGAGATCCTCCAGATGTTTGTCCCCTTTGGCCATGTCATCTCAGCCAAAGTCTTTGTTGACCGGGCCACCAATCAGAGCAAATGTTTTG GCTTTGTGAGTTTCGACAATCCGGCCAGTGCCCAGGCTGCCATCCAGGCCATGAATGGCTTCCAGATCGGCATGAAGCGCCTCAAAGTCCAGCTAAAGCGGCCTAAGGATGCCAACCGGCCCTACTGA